DNA sequence from the Streptomyces cinnabarinus genome:
GAGGGGCCGCCCACCGCGGAGCAGATCGCCGACACCGCGCGCGCCCAGGACTATCTCATCATCGAGATCGTGGGCGTCCTGTCCGCCGCCATCGCCTCCGCGGCAGCGCTGAGACGGATCCGGGGGACGGCACTGCCGTACAACGTGCCGGTCGTACTGGCCCTGTTGAAGCTGCCGACCGGGGCCCTGACGGCGGGGCTCGGCCTGCTGCTCATGCGCGGCGGCTTCGTCCCGGGGCTCAGCGCTCTCGACTCCACCGCCCAGATCATCGCCTGGGCGATCATCTTCGGCTACTCCCAGCAACTGTTCACCAAATTCGTCGACAACCAGGGGCAAGCTGTACTGGACGCGGTCCGTGGCCCGAGCAGCCACCCCGGGAGTACGGGCCCGCACGCCTGACGGGAGCGCCGTCAGGTCGGGAGCGGTGGGGCGTGCCGTACGGCGGGGCTGGCCGTGGCGACCGCGGCGGTTGTGAGCATCATCGCGGTCAGGACGACGACGGAGCCGACCGGGCCGAGCGCGGTGAGGAGGTAGCCGGCGCCCAGGGAGGCCAGGGGCATGACGCCCCAGGACAGGGTCATGGCCGCGCTCATGACGCGCCCCAGCAGCTCGTTGGGGACCAGCAGAGTTCCGTAGCTGATGATCACCACGTTCCACAGCGGTCCGATGAAGGCACAGGCGGCACCGATGGTCCCGATCAGCAGCGGGCTGGAGGTGAGGGCGAACAGGGGGAGCAGCGCGGCCCAGATCCAGTTGACGCCGATGATGACGGTTCTGGGGGTGAAGTGACGATGGAGCCGGGCGGCCGCGAGTGCGCCGAGCAGGCCGCCCCCGCTGTAGATGCCGAGCATCAGGCCGATGGTGGTGGACGTGGCGCCGTGGTGCTGGGCGAGGACCACGATGATCAGTACCAGGGCCTGGAAGACGAGGTTGCTCATGGCGATCAGCAGCATCGCCGCTCGGATGAAGGGATGCCGCCAGATCCAGCGCAGACCCGCGGTCGCCGCCTGCCACAGGGGTTCCGCCGGTGCCGTCGTCCGGTTCCGCAACTCGCCGCGCAGGAACAGCAGTCCGATTACGGCCACGGCGTAGGAGAGCGCGTCGACGAGGAACGGTACGGCGCGGCCGACGCCGAAGAGCAGGCCGCCCAGGGGAGGCCCGGCCAGCGCCGCACCGCGACTGCGGGCCTCGTTGTGGGCTATCGCGGTGGGCAGCAGCGCCGCCGGGACGATGGTGGGAAGGGCGGCGCGCTCGGCCAGCCCGAAGAAGACGAAGCACAGCCCCTGCAGGAAGGCGACCACGGCGAGGTGCGCGACCGTGGGGGTGCCCGCCCACAGGGCGATCGGGACGGTGGATATGGCCAGTCCCGCGCAGACTTCGCTGACCAGCAGGATTCTGCGGCGATTCCATCGGTCCACCAGCGGTCCGGCGGGCAGATGCGCGATGAGGTACGGCAGGGTGCCGGCGGCGCCCACGATTCCGGCGTCGGAGGGCGATCCCGTCGTCGCGAGCACGAGCAGCGGCATCGCCGTCCCGCTGATCTGGGCGCCCAGGGTCGACACGACCTGACCGCTCCACAGCGCGAGGAAGTCGCGGTTGCGCCACAACGACGGCTGCTCGGCGGTGTCTCGTGCGGCGGGGTCGGTCATGACGTGTCCCCCTGCTCGGGGGTGGGGAACGCGTGGAACACCACGGTGACGTGCCGGCTGCCGTGGGATGCCTGCCCGGGCTCGCGGTGCCAGCGGTTGAGGAAGGCGATGTACTCCTCGCCGAACCGGGCCAGTTCCTCGGCGGTGAGCGTGGTGCTGCCGAAGGAGTGCATGGCCGCGGCGGCGAACTCGCCGAACGCCTCCCGGCCGGTCAGGTACGAGGTCAGAGCGCGGTCGGCGCCCTCCATCCACTGCCGCCCGATCTCCTCGGCGGCTGCGGCGACTTCGGGATCCGCCGGGCGGCGAGGCAGCCGTACGTCCTGCGGTACGGCTCTCCAGTACTTGCGGCGCCCGGACGAACGAGCCGAGTCCTCCTCGATGAACCCGAACCGGGCCAGTTGCCGCAGGTGATAGCTGGTGGCGCCGCGGTCCTCGTCGAACTCGACGGCCAGGTCGGCGGACGTGGCCGGGCCGTGCCGCTGGAGCCGGGTCAGCAACTGTTGGCGCAGGGGGTGAGCCAGGGCCTTGAGCGCGTCGATGTCGGACAGCACGCGGGGTTGTTGGTCGGACACGATGAGAAGATATCTATGCAAAGAAAGTTTCTCAATGCTGGGCGCGCTGCGAAAGCGCTCCGGTGCAGATCGATCTCAGGGCAGATCGACGTCA
Encoded proteins:
- a CDS encoding MFS transporter, which produces MTDPAARDTAEQPSLWRNRDFLALWSGQVVSTLGAQISGTAMPLLVLATTGSPSDAGIVGAAGTLPYLIAHLPAGPLVDRWNRRRILLVSEVCAGLAISTVPIALWAGTPTVAHLAVVAFLQGLCFVFFGLAERAALPTIVPAALLPTAIAHNEARSRGAALAGPPLGGLLFGVGRAVPFLVDALSYAVAVIGLLFLRGELRNRTTAPAEPLWQAATAGLRWIWRHPFIRAAMLLIAMSNLVFQALVLIIVVLAQHHGATSTTIGLMLGIYSGGGLLGALAAARLHRHFTPRTVIIGVNWIWAALLPLFALTSSPLLIGTIGAACAFIGPLWNVVIISYGTLLVPNELLGRVMSAAMTLSWGVMPLASLGAGYLLTALGPVGSVVVLTAMMLTTAAVATASPAVRHAPPLPT
- a CDS encoding ArsR/SmtB family transcription factor, which produces MSDQQPRVLSDIDALKALAHPLRQQLLTRLQRHGPATSADLAVEFDEDRGATSYHLRQLARFGFIEEDSARSSGRRKYWRAVPQDVRLPRRPADPEVAAAAEEIGRQWMEGADRALTSYLTGREAFGEFAAAAMHSFGSTTLTAEELARFGEEYIAFLNRWHREPGQASHGSRHVTVVFHAFPTPEQGDTS